CGAGCAATTCAGCCATCGGTGTCTCCTTCGGAACGTGCTTCGGCTTCTTCAATCAGAGCACGGATCTGCTGGATTTCATCCGACGTCAGCGTGCGGTCGCTGACCAGATGAGCGATCAGCGGGACGACTCGCCCGCGGGTCACGCGTCGCACCAGCACATTCAGGTCGTCGCGCGTGACGTCCTGTTCGGAAACCGCGGCGCTGTACCTTGCCGGCCGAGTGGCCGATTTTCCGGCGACGCCCTTGGCGACCAGCCGGTCCAGCCGCGTCTGCACCGTGGTGTAACCCTGCTCGCGTTCCAGGCCTGCCTGAGCCTCCGCAATCGTGACCGCGCCCGCTCGCCACAGCACGTCCAGCAGTTCCAGTTCGCCGGCTCCCAGGCGAATGTCTGCAGCCTTTCTCTTCCGCTTTGCCAAAGTCGTGCCTCCTAACTACGACGAATGTCATAATTCGGGCACAGTACGACTTTCGTCATAGTTCGTCAACACGAAATCGCTCACGTTGCTGAACCTCGAACAAGCGACGTCTGCGAAGTGCCGCAAAACGCGGCGGCGTTCCATTTGACTGACCCGGCGATTTCAGGTGGATCGAACGATAGCTCACAGTACCGCGGTTCCGCGAAACGGATTCAATGCTGAAGCATCAAACTGCGCGTGGTGATCCATGTATTGCCGGAT
This region of Planctomycetaceae bacterium genomic DNA includes:
- a CDS encoding BlaI/MecI/CopY family transcriptional regulator, whose protein sequence is MAKRKRKAADIRLGAGELELLDVLWRAGAVTIAEAQAGLEREQGYTTVQTRLDRLVAKGVAGKSATRPARYSAAVSEQDVTRDDLNVLVRRVTRGRVVPLIAHLVSDRTLTSDEIQQIRALIEEAEARSEGDTDG